A region of Cellulophaga sp. RHA19 DNA encodes the following proteins:
- a CDS encoding RNA polymerase sigma factor — translation MKIIKLYNNENTLIKKAAAADREAQERLYNKYAPKMLGVCRQYIKDLQFAEDVMVSAFLKVFKYLDTFKFEGSFEGWVRKIMVRESITFLRKKQHIVFDDEVYERSAPKHITSTPDLDVEQVQLLIDALPEGYKIVFVMYAIEGYKHSEIAEQLHISENTSRSQLFKARKMLQEKLEKIKESDSLTIES, via the coding sequence GTGAAAATTATTAAACTTTACAATAACGAGAATACGCTTATTAAAAAAGCAGCTGCTGCAGACAGGGAGGCGCAAGAGCGTTTGTATAATAAATACGCTCCTAAAATGCTAGGGGTATGTAGGCAATACATAAAAGATCTGCAATTTGCAGAAGATGTTATGGTAAGTGCATTTTTAAAAGTATTTAAGTACTTAGATACTTTTAAGTTTGAAGGTAGTTTTGAAGGATGGGTTCGTAAAATTATGGTTAGGGAGAGTATTACTTTTTTACGTAAAAAACAGCATATAGTTTTTGATGATGAAGTTTATGAGCGCTCTGCACCAAAGCACATTACTAGCACACCAGATTTAGATGTAGAACAAGTACAGTTGCTAATAGATGCTTTGCCAGAAGGCTATAAAATAGTTTTTGTAATGTATGCAATAGAAGGGTATAAACATTCAGAAATTGCAGAGCAGTTGCATATTTCAGAAAACACATCTAGATCTCAATTGTTTAAAGCTAGGAAAATGCTGCAAGAGAAATTAGAAAAAATTAAAGAATCAGATTCATTAACAATAGAGTCTTAA
- the dnaG gene encoding DNA primase, with product MISKSTIDQVYETSRLEEVIGDFVQLKKSGTNFKGLSPFTDERSPSFMVSPVKQIWKDFSSGKGGNVVAFLMEHEHFTYPEAIKYLAKKYNIEIEETERTDEQKEQANEKESMYLVSEYAQKYFEEVLWERELGKAIGLSYFKERGFTDETIKKFGLGYCLDQWDSFTNTALEKKYKLEYLEKTGLTIVKQQEGKEARKFDRFKGRVMFPIQSMSGRVLGFGGRILTNDKKAAKYLNSPESDIYHKSKVLYGIYHAKQEIAKEDNCYLVEGYTDVIQFHQRGIQNVVASSGTALTPDQIRLVNRLTKNITVLFDGDAAGLRASLRGIDLILEQGMNVRVCTFPEGEDPDSFSKNNSLEEVLKYLESNSKDFIQFKASLLIKETANDPIKKAETVRDIVNSISKIPDRIKKEIYIQECAQLMNISESVLFNTLAQIGKKEDADVAKQKKQEQKPFQVVKNEPVQEKLDVQYVLEKKIIELLLLYGDTTQQFDDLLLKEDEKGDLILEKETVEARVFEKIYLDLQEDEIELTNARFKDIYYKLIENLNEKEHFEANKFIGGLNQDLVSEISSILMDEEKYILHDWGRKEIYPKAKDVGIGQLVSETILTLRCYLIKKRIGELQQQTQNPSTDNSEVLQEIMNYLNLNSLLGKKLARVLS from the coding sequence TTGATTTCTAAATCTACTATAGACCAAGTTTATGAAACTTCTCGTTTAGAGGAGGTTATTGGCGATTTTGTACAGTTAAAAAAATCAGGAACTAACTTTAAAGGGTTAAGTCCGTTTACAGATGAGCGCTCACCAAGTTTTATGGTTTCTCCTGTAAAACAAATTTGGAAAGATTTTAGTAGTGGTAAAGGAGGTAATGTAGTTGCATTTTTAATGGAGCACGAGCATTTTACCTACCCTGAAGCTATAAAGTACTTGGCTAAAAAGTATAATATAGAGATTGAAGAGACTGAGCGTACAGATGAGCAAAAAGAACAGGCCAATGAAAAGGAGAGTATGTACTTGGTGTCTGAGTATGCTCAAAAATACTTTGAAGAAGTATTATGGGAACGTGAGTTGGGTAAGGCTATTGGTTTAAGTTACTTTAAAGAACGTGGCTTTACAGATGAAACAATAAAAAAGTTTGGTCTTGGTTATTGTTTAGATCAGTGGGATTCTTTTACCAATACAGCTTTAGAAAAAAAATATAAGTTAGAGTATTTAGAGAAGACAGGTTTAACAATTGTTAAGCAGCAAGAGGGTAAAGAGGCTCGTAAGTTTGATAGATTTAAAGGGCGTGTTATGTTCCCTATACAGTCTATGAGCGGTAGAGTTCTTGGTTTTGGGGGGCGTATTTTAACTAATGATAAAAAAGCAGCTAAGTATTTAAACTCTCCAGAGAGTGATATTTACCATAAGAGTAAAGTACTTTACGGTATCTACCACGCCAAGCAAGAAATTGCAAAAGAAGATAATTGTTATTTAGTAGAAGGCTATACAGATGTTATACAGTTTCATCAAAGAGGTATACAAAACGTTGTAGCGTCTAGTGGTACTGCGCTTACACCAGACCAAATTAGATTAGTAAATAGGCTTACAAAAAACATAACTGTTTTGTTTGATGGTGATGCTGCTGGTTTACGTGCATCATTGCGTGGTATAGATTTGATTCTTGAGCAGGGTATGAATGTTAGAGTTTGTACTTTTCCTGAAGGAGAAGATCCAGATAGTTTCTCTAAAAACAACTCTTTAGAAGAAGTACTTAAGTATTTAGAGAGTAACTCTAAAGATTTTATACAGTTTAAAGCTTCTTTATTAATTAAAGAAACTGCTAACGACCCTATTAAAAAAGCAGAAACTGTACGCGATATTGTAAATAGTATTTCTAAAATTCCTGACCGAATTAAAAAAGAAATTTATATACAAGAGTGTGCTCAGTTAATGAACATTTCAGAGTCTGTACTTTTTAATACGTTAGCACAGATTGGTAAAAAAGAAGATGCAGATGTTGCTAAGCAAAAAAAGCAAGAGCAGAAACCTTTTCAGGTAGTTAAAAATGAACCTGTACAAGAAAAATTAGATGTACAGTATGTTTTAGAAAAGAAAATAATTGAATTGCTTTTATTGTATGGTGATACTACACAGCAGTTTGATGATTTGCTACTAAAAGAAGATGAAAAAGGAGATCTTATTTTAGAGAAAGAAACTGTTGAGGCTCGTGTTTTTGAGAAGATTTATTTAGACTTACAAGAAGATGAAATAGAACTTACTAATGCAAGGTTTAAAGATATTTATTATAAATTGATTGAAAACTTAAATGAAAAAGAACATTTTGAGGCTAACAAGTTTATTGGAGGCTTAAATCAAGATTTGGTTTCAGAGATTTCATCCATACTAATGGATGAAGAAAAATACATTTTGCATGATTGGGGACGTAAAGAAATTTACCCTAAGGCAAAAGATGTAGGTATTGGTCAATTAGTAAGTGAAACTATTTTAACACTACGTTGCTATTTGATAAAAAAGAGAATAGGGGAGCTACAACAACAAACCCAGAATCCAAGCACAGATAATTCTGAAGTTTTACAAGAAATAATGAATTACCTAAACTTAAATTCTTTACTAGGTAAAAAATTAGCCAGAGTACTTTCTTAA
- a CDS encoding polyprenyl synthetase family protein, with protein MKIVAQIKDPVNKEMELFEKKFHESMSSKVALLNRITYYIVNRKGKQMRPMFVFLTAKLVSGGKVNERTYRGASVIELIHTATLVHDDVVDDSNKRRGFFSVNALWKNKIAVLVGDFLLSKGLLLSIDNGDFDLLKIISVAVREMSEGELLQIEKARKLDITEDIYYEIIRQKTATLIAACCSLGACSVNPDSDDVETFRKFGELIGMAFQIKDDLFDYGEEAIGKPTGIDIKEQKMTLPLIYTLNNCTKKEKNWLINSVKKHNKDKKRVKEVINFVKDSGGLAYAEEKMMSFKTEALALLSKYPESDYKSSLELMVNYVVDRKK; from the coding sequence TTGAAAATAGTAGCACAAATAAAGGACCCAGTAAACAAAGAAATGGAGCTTTTTGAAAAAAAGTTTCACGAATCTATGTCTTCTAAAGTGGCCTTACTTAACAGAATTACATACTATATTGTAAACAGAAAAGGAAAGCAAATGCGGCCAATGTTTGTGTTTTTAACAGCAAAATTGGTTTCTGGTGGCAAAGTAAACGAACGTACTTACCGTGGAGCATCTGTTATAGAGTTAATACATACAGCTACTTTGGTACATGATGATGTTGTAGATGATAGTAACAAGCGTCGTGGTTTTTTCTCTGTAAATGCACTTTGGAAAAATAAAATTGCAGTACTTGTTGGCGATTTTTTACTGTCTAAAGGATTGTTGCTTTCTATTGATAATGGTGATTTTGACCTTCTTAAAATTATTTCAGTAGCTGTACGCGAAATGAGTGAAGGTGAGTTGTTGCAAATTGAAAAAGCACGTAAACTAGATATTACCGAAGATATTTACTACGAAATAATTAGACAAAAAACAGCTACACTTATTGCGGCTTGCTGTAGTTTAGGAGCTTGTTCTGTAAATCCAGATTCTGATGATGTAGAAACATTTAGGAAATTTGGAGAACTAATAGGTATGGCTTTTCAAATAAAAGATGATTTGTTTGATTATGGAGAAGAGGCAATTGGTAAGCCTACGGGGATAGATATTAAGGAGCAGAAAATGACGCTTCCTTTAATTTATACACTAAATAACTGCACAAAAAAAGAGAAAAACTGGTTAATAAACTCAGTTAAAAAACATAATAAAGACAAAAAACGAGTTAAAGAGGTAATTAATTTTGTGAAAGATAGTGGTGGTTTAGCTTATGCTGAAGAGAAAATGATGTCTTTTAAAACCGAAGCTCTTGCTTTATTAAGTAAATATCCAGAGTCCGATTATAAAAGTTCGCTAGAACTAATGGTAAATTACGTAGTAGATAGAAAAAAATAA
- a CDS encoding Lipl32 family lipoprotein, with the protein MKKNLFVAAMLLFSCSAIVNAQKLKKFGSSVEKKIGPKTIKVPYTDNISYLGYASPGNEDEVKDNKKFYYIYVWVPLAAPELGVRMVSPANGDKIKNAVKSADFDEHASTKDFFDTYITLERSDIVSADKVTTEGAKSANWVTLASNDDTSELPKQPSGSSYNSLLRYKSEMSNPTKALTAGLYRVGFTTYKRGEVKGTFLAEVAAPIKIPGVVMAKTIDELKAQMK; encoded by the coding sequence ATGAAAAAAAATCTATTTGTAGCAGCAATGTTACTTTTTAGCTGTAGCGCAATTGTAAATGCTCAAAAACTTAAAAAATTTGGAAGTTCTGTTGAGAAGAAAATAGGACCAAAAACAATTAAAGTTCCTTACACAGATAATATTAGCTACTTAGGTTATGCATCTCCAGGTAATGAAGATGAAGTTAAAGACAATAAAAAGTTTTACTACATATACGTTTGGGTACCTTTAGCTGCTCCAGAATTAGGAGTAAGAATGGTTTCGCCTGCAAATGGTGATAAAATTAAAAATGCTGTTAAATCTGCAGATTTTGATGAGCACGCTTCTACAAAAGACTTTTTTGACACATACATTACTTTAGAAAGATCTGATATTGTTTCTGCTGATAAAGTTACTACAGAAGGAGCTAAAAGCGCTAACTGGGTTACTTTAGCATCTAATGATGATACATCTGAATTACCTAAGCAACCAAGTGGTAGCAGCTACAACTCTTTGTTACGTTACAAAAGTGAAATGAGCAACCCTACAAAAGCATTAACTGCTGGTTTATACAGAGTTGGTTTTACAACTTACAAAAGAGGTGAAGTTAAAGGAACATTTTTAGCCGAAGTTGCTGCTCCAATAAAAATACCAGGAGTTGTTATGGCAAAAACTATAGATGAGTTAAAAGCTCAAATGAAATAA
- the queA gene encoding tRNA preQ1(34) S-adenosylmethionine ribosyltransferase-isomerase QueA, with the protein MKLSSFNFELPDNLLAEYPSEHRDEAKLMVIHRETGKIEHKMFKDLINYFDEGDVMVLNNTKVFPARLYGNKEKTGARIEVFLLRELNAEQRLWDVLVDPARKIRIGNKLYFGDDETLVAEVIDNTTSRGRTLRFLYDGSYTDFRQKLKDLGETPLPKYIKRDVEETDEDRYQTIYAKHEGAVAAPTAGLHFSKHLLKRLEIKGVDFAELTLHVGLGTFNPVEVEDLSKHKMDSEELVIDEKATEVVNSAIDGKRRICAIGTTAMRGLESAVSSNGHLNTYEGWTNKFIFPPYDFSIANSMVTNFHLPKSTLLMMVSAFVGHDLMKKAYKEAILESYKFYSYGDAMLII; encoded by the coding sequence ATGAAATTATCTAGCTTTAATTTTGAACTTCCAGACAATTTGTTAGCCGAGTATCCATCAGAACACAGGGATGAAGCTAAATTGATGGTAATACATAGAGAAACCGGTAAAATTGAACACAAAATGTTTAAGGACCTAATCAACTATTTTGATGAAGGTGATGTAATGGTTTTAAACAATACTAAAGTTTTTCCTGCTCGTTTATACGGTAATAAAGAAAAAACTGGAGCAAGAATTGAAGTGTTTTTATTACGTGAGTTAAATGCAGAACAACGTTTATGGGATGTTTTAGTAGATCCTGCTCGTAAAATAAGAATTGGTAATAAATTATATTTTGGTGATGATGAAACTCTAGTAGCTGAGGTTATAGATAACACAACATCTAGAGGTAGAACATTACGCTTTTTATATGATGGTTCTTATACAGACTTTAGACAAAAATTAAAAGATTTAGGCGAAACTCCACTTCCTAAATACATTAAAAGAGATGTAGAGGAGACAGATGAGGATCGTTACCAAACAATATATGCTAAGCACGAAGGTGCTGTAGCTGCGCCAACAGCAGGTTTACACTTTTCTAAACACTTATTAAAGAGATTAGAAATTAAAGGTGTAGATTTTGCAGAGTTAACTTTACATGTTGGTTTAGGTACTTTTAACCCGGTAGAGGTAGAAGATTTATCTAAACATAAAATGGATAGTGAAGAGTTGGTTATAGATGAAAAAGCAACAGAAGTAGTAAACTCTGCTATAGATGGTAAGCGTAGAATTTGTGCTATTGGTACAACAGCAATGCGTGGTTTAGAAAGTGCTGTTTCTTCTAACGGACACTTAAATACGTATGAAGGATGGACAAATAAATTTATTTTTCCTCCTTATGATTTTAGTATTGCTAATTCTATGGTAACAAACTTTCACTTACCAAAGTCTACTTTGTTAATGATGGTTTCTGCTTTTGTAGGTCATGACCTTATGAAAAAAGCATACAAAGAGGCTATTTTAGAAAGCTACAAATTTTACTCTTACGGAGATGCAATGTTAATTATATAA
- the rlmN gene encoding 23S rRNA (adenine(2503)-C(2))-methyltransferase RlmN: METIKKKDIRALTKEQIRAFFVAQGDKAFRGNQVYEWLWQKGAHSFEAMTNLSKETRQQLDANFVINHIKVDQMQRSSDGTIKNAVKLHDNLIVESVLIPTKTRTTACVSSQVGCSLDCRFCATSRLKRMRNLNPDEIYDQVVAIDNESRLYFDRKLSNIVFMGMGEPLMNYNNVLKAIDKITSPEGLGMSPKRIIVSTSGVPKMIKKMADDEVKFKLAVSLHSAIDEIRTSIMPFNASFPLKDLREALQYWYSKTKSRITYEYVVWDGINDTQNDANALVDFCKFAPSKVNLIEYNPIDDGEFQQAASKAIDMYVATLERNGITVTVRRSRGKDIDAACGQLANKS; the protein is encoded by the coding sequence GTGGAAACAATTAAGAAGAAAGACATACGAGCCTTAACTAAGGAACAAATTAGGGCATTTTTTGTAGCTCAAGGAGACAAAGCCTTTAGAGGAAACCAGGTGTACGAGTGGTTGTGGCAAAAAGGAGCACACTCTTTTGAGGCTATGACAAACTTGTCTAAAGAAACTAGGCAACAGTTAGATGCTAACTTTGTTATAAACCATATTAAGGTAGATCAGATGCAGCGTAGTAGTGACGGTACTATAAAAAACGCAGTAAAATTACATGACAATTTAATAGTAGAATCTGTATTAATACCAACAAAAACAAGAACCACAGCCTGTGTATCTAGTCAGGTTGGTTGTAGTTTAGACTGTAGGTTTTGTGCAACATCTAGGTTAAAGCGTATGCGAAACTTAAATCCAGATGAGATTTATGACCAAGTAGTTGCTATAGATAATGAAAGTAGATTGTATTTTGACCGTAAACTAAGTAACATTGTGTTTATGGGTATGGGAGAACCTTTAATGAACTATAATAACGTTCTAAAAGCTATAGATAAGATTACGTCTCCAGAAGGTTTAGGAATGTCACCTAAAAGAATTATAGTGTCTACCTCAGGTGTTCCTAAAATGATTAAGAAAATGGCAGATGATGAGGTTAAGTTTAAGCTTGCAGTATCATTACATTCTGCTATAGATGAAATTAGAACATCTATAATGCCTTTTAATGCATCGTTTCCATTAAAAGATTTAAGAGAAGCGTTACAATATTGGTATTCTAAAACAAAAAGTAGAATTACGTATGAGTATGTAGTTTGGGATGGTATTAATGATACACAGAATGACGCTAATGCATTGGTAGATTTTTGCAAATTTGCACCATCAAAAGTCAATTTAATAGAATACAATCCTATAGACGATGGTGAGTTTCAGCAAGCTGCTAGTAAGGCCATAGATATGTATGTTGCAACATTAGAACGCAATGGTATAACAGTTACTGTTAGGCGTTCTAGAGGTAAAGATATAGATGCTGCTTGCGGACAGTTAGCTAATAAAAGCTAA